TATGGAGCGAGAACTTTTGTTAGTATTGAGAAAATATTTGCACTGCGTTGGTATATATCGACAAATTATAATTTGACATTACATTAAAAGGTCTACGGTCGAATAGTCAACAAATTAATCTATTCATATAGACATATTTTCCAAAGAAGCTGGATTCAATGGTGCTTGCATGGATAATTCACTTCACTAGTAATCAGAAGATGACACCAGTTAGATGTCAACAGTTTTAAGTTGCATAACGAAGATGTCAACACTTTTACGCAAACATGATATTATGCTTAAAGAGTGATATACTACGGAATTGACTACTTTTTATGCTATAGTATTTAGAATCTTTATGTTATGTTTGGAGTCTATTCCGATGTATTTACAGATTTAAGTACATTATGTACGTTGTGGAGTTTATGGGGAGTTAGATGAAACTTAATTGGAAGTCAAACTCGTAGCTgatcatataaaaaaaagtcAGAATTGATACCTACAGGAAGTATTGGTCGACACACATctttggtgtcgatcgacatccgATACGAAAAATCTAGCTTAAGGACCAGATAATGATTTAGACCGAGAAGACTACACAAACTACACGAATGTCCCTGATGAGTTTTACCATGATAATGATTTAGGACCAGATATATATTTTGTGCTATTGTTTAGGCAAGACACACACATAAATTATTAGGGTTTTTAGAAGCTTAAGGTTTCGGAGAGAAGACCAAGAACTCCTTCGGAATATTGTGTTGAAACTCTGTTTTATCTATCTCTAATCTATCATGCAATTCATTCAGTTTatctttatgttttgtttgattatGTCTAAGTAGTAACCTTGTTAGACTTAGGGTTTGTATGGTATTGATGAATTATTGATTGTTAGAACTGTTAAGATGACTAATTTAGAATCCTTCACAAAGTTAGAACTTACTACTTGcattctagagtagctaactagaatcaTGAATTAGGAGTTGACAACTACGAGAATAAGCGCATACCTGATAGTAATTATGTTGAGCTAGGTTGTTAAACACGAACTGTAGCTAGCTAATTTAACCAGCACTAGTGAACTTATCGATATGAATAACGTCTGTTTGGAAgcgtatcgatcgacaccctaTAGGTGTATTGATCGACACTCGTTCCTTGTGACAGGCGAGTGTGTTGACATGGATTCAGACTTGTAAATTCAGAGTGAGAACTGAATATCTGGCATTAGTATTCGAGTTCTAAGATTGATTATCACATGCACTTAGCAACTACATCATAATTAAAGTTACCTTAATCTGAAAGTCTAGCTTCTATCTTATCTTGTGAACTCAACTAATTTATCTTATTTACTGTTTATTACTATTTACTGTCTTAATCATATTAGGTGCCTAACTTGATcttatatctaatatttttattgtatgtCGACGGTCTTTGTGGATTTGATCCACAAGTACTATATCCGATCTCTTCTTTGAGAGAGTTGACTCTAAGATTAATTTTAGCTTATCAAAAAGTAACTTAACATCTGACAATCTGACATTTTTCTCCTAGAGAAAcccttaaataaataaattaaaaagaaacccTTATGTATAAATTGTTTACTGTTATATCAATCACTTAAATAAATACATTGACGAGAATATATAACTTCTACATCATTATACGTCTAGAGCATATTACTAATGTAGTAATGTTTTGTCATCAGTTAAACGACTTGAGCCCTTGTTTATCACGACACATATTATCCTTTtcatttgtaaaatataaatgtcACAAACATAACTTAATTGGTTTACAATTTAGAAACAATACACACTAAATGCAGTCACTAGTTCACACGCAAGCACAAAACAGTGGAAACACTAATCAAGTTCCAGTCTCTCCATCTAACAGGCTCCAAAGTTGCTCAACGTCAAATGCGGAGGTTGCGCCTTTTTCTGTTGCTGTAGCTTCTGGAAAGAGTGCAGCTGGATCTGGGTTTTCATTTAGCAAACTCTCCCACCACATATTCTGACCATCCATCAAATTACTATCAAGCTCAGATTTATCGTCATCTTTGTTACATGTAGCAATACTTTCACAAACATTTTTGGTGTTGTTGGATCGAAGGCATAGAGGAACAACGTCAGGTTTTGGCATGCCAATAATATGGCTGCAGCCGTTGTTAACGGTGAATGATCGAGGTCGAGGTTTGAAAACGTCGATTTTTTGGGCTAGTGTAGTAGGAGAGCAAGgaatgtttctcttttcttttttcatctGGGTCTTACAACCTGGTTCATGTTTCTTACTCAAATGGGTGTTCCAGTAATTTTTGACATCATTGGCAGTCCGACCGGGTAATCTACCAGCAATTAAAGACCACCTAAGCATGCATTTGAAAGATTAGGGATCTATATGACGACGTAGCAATGGATCATTACATATgaaataaagtatttttatatacaaaaaaatgaaatgattaGGCCGAATGAGGATAcgaaataaagttttttttttttttttttttgacaaaagataTAAATAAAGTTGAAATTATATCTTGAATGTAAACCTGTTTCCCAAAAGTTTATGAAGGCGAACAAGAAGATCAACTTCATCAGAGTTAAGTTTCCCTCTCTTGATACTTGGCTTCAAATAGTTCAACCATCTTAGTCTACAACTCTTCCTGCACCGATTCAGCCCTGCAAAACCAATAATTgacataaatattattaaaaggaTGAAAAAGGACTGCTTCCGTGTCTCCTAAAATTTTATCATGAAGAATTTAAGTACACCAATAGAAATAGTGTATTCAACAGAAACACACGGGTTCGTGCAAGGAAATTTCACTGAGTTCATTTACTGAACGACAAACCAACAAAGAGAGTAGGCAAACTTAAATATGAACAGTATAAATGTACTTTTTTCATgaacaaaaacgaaaaaaatgaTTGTGCACCCCGGTGTTAATTAATTTCTATATAGTAAACAGAGAAAGAGAATATACGTAGTATATGTATGTGTgtgcaaaataataaaaaataacataccagcttttattttattgaaaaagaaCATACCAGCTCTTAAAGGAACTTGGTGCCATTTCCCTTCTCCATACTTATCAATGCATTGCCTCAAGAGATTATCTTCTTCAGCAGTCCATGCACCTTTTCTCAGCCCTTTGGACGAACCCTCCATGGACCAACgataaaatattagaagtatgtaaccaaaattttatttttttaaatatacgtAAAGGCAGGCTTGAGGAAAAGGGTTTCTATTGTGGCTTTACAAATCCTTCGAGGACTTTATTTATACACGTGACGGGCAAATGAGGGTAGTGACGTGCATGTCTAACATCCACATTTCATGTTTTATTCCTGTCTAATTTGCTAATTTAGTTAATTATGTTCTGTTACTGATTTAGACTAAATACAAAAAAGGTTCATAGCATTTAGTCTTTTCTTTGGACGTCATAGAATACATATCACTTAGTCTTTTCTTTGCACGTCATAGCATACATATCACTTAGTCTCTTCATATTTTTCAGTACTCCTAAAGACCAAACATGTAGATGGAAAACAGTTTATTCGTATGACTAAGAGAGGGAACAGCTACATGCACCAGAGTTAGAACAGAATTAGGAGAAAGGGTGGATGGTATGAGCACACCATTTGCAAAATAgtgtaatgtttttttctgtCAACAAATTTGTGTACACAAAACCAGCTACAACTATTATGAGTACACAAATCACTATTTCGCAAATTGTTCTTTATGTCGTATTTTAAGGTGTCATGTTGTTGAGTATGTACTTTTGGCAGAGAGttcaaaaaaacatatttacttGAACCTCATTTgttatttaaaagaataaaacgATAAAATTCATCATAACCATTAgagattttcatatttaacgTTAGCCATTTGTTAGTATACAAATTCCTGCTCAGTAAAATAGGCCCGTAATTAAAAGAAGAGGAACGAAAGCGAAAGTGAAATAAAAAGCAAAGGTGAAATGAAGAAGCTAGCCTAAACCATATTGGACTTAGATGACAAGTTAATTAAAGCAGTAAAGATTGGAAAGCAAAATCAACTATGGAATGATTgtgttttgaaatttgtaagTATCTCTTGATATGTGCATGTATTTACCACAGAAGTAGCCTCCATTATTGTTTCTTACAGGTTTCAGTTTCACAATAGATGATCTTGGTTGATATCTTACTTCCTGTATCACAGGTAATCTCTGAAGTCTTAGATCAAACAAACTCTGTTTTACTGTAGTTTTGCACCCCATTGTGACCGAGTCCAAAGTTGGACTTGTCTACCCTTCCAAAAGAGAAAATCTTCTCCAGATCCTTGGTTCCACTATTCAACATGTGAATCTTGTTTCTAGTTTCAGATTTCTTTCATCAAAATCCATTGTGTCAGTGTCTAAGCAGTGCACATAGCTGTCTTCTTGGATTTAAACTTTGAGGGTGAACATCTGAGAAGTTTCTTTCCAAGCTTTATTGTCTTTGTATGTCTTTCCCCTGGTTTGTGCTTCATTTGCTATGGCACTCAGTTTTTCCACTGAGTTAAATGATTCATTCTCATCTATCTGCAGATTTTAAAACTTAGATGCAAGCATACAGATTCTTGATCTTTTCACATTTGATGATCCTTCACATGCTTTCTTTTAACTTATTCCCAGCTCACCATTTGTAATTACTTAATAGGAACCGAGCAAGTCTCTCTTTCAATAAGATGCAATCAAAgtgttgaaaaaaaacaaaggtcAGAAACATATAAAAACCCATAGCAttgattttttacttttatcatAATAAGTATGCTGAAATCTCATATATTGGTTAATCCAATCTCATATTTGTTAATAGTGCACAATGGTATCAGGCTATCAGCAAAACAAGTGAGAATAGTGAAACTCTGTTTTACTGTAGTTTTACACCCCCATTGTAACCAAGTCCAACCCTTCTAACAGAGAGAATCTCTTCCAGATCCTTGGTTCCACTATTCAGCATGTGAATCTCTTCCAGACAGTTCTTCCTTGAGTTTCTCATTCGTTGTTTGAAGTAAGGCTTTCTCCTTTACGACATTCAGCTTCCCTTTTCCCAGTCTAAAACCCAACTATCATACATTTTCTGAAACTCAACCTAAAGATCAATATCATTGTCTTCATTGTTGCCGATTTCAGATGATCATTTATCAGTTTCATACCTGATTTCCTCTGTTTCAGATTCTCCTTCACTGTTAGACTTTTTTTCTGAGTCATTTTCAACAATTGATGTGAATGCCACATACGTCTTGGAAAAAGATTTCTTTTTAGCTTAAGTTAAGCCTAGAGTGGTAGTAATTATAGGGCTCTATAACGTGTGAAAGGGTAGAGAAAAGTGAGTTCATTACTCTGATtttctaatataaatatgtagttGAAGATGTTGTGTAAGATGAGAGAAAAAATCAGTTTCTCCATCTCATTTTTTGCTATCTACTTGATTTCATCTCATTCTCTTTTTTCAGTCTCTATAAGAAAACTTGTTCTCTTGCTCTATAAGAATGAGGATATAAcataaaaagttaatatattttatattgaaaattgaaaacgCTAGCTGATTTGAAACAAGAAATTTCTATAAAAGTCATGTATTAAAAAAACTTTCTAACAAACTTCctgtaatataaaaatagatCTAGTAAGCAACATCCTCATGCTCAAGACCTGAGACATCTATCCACTCAAGCTGAAGCTCGACCTCTCCACACTCAACGTTCTGGAGCCTAAGGAACATATTCTGGACAATCTTTCCTTTGTTCCACACAATCTTGCTCTCTTCTGATAGACAGTTCTGCCTGCTTGCCTGTATTTTCATTATTACGGTTCCTTCGGGGAGTCCTCCGAGCTGGTTTTTCATCCTGATGACTTCAAGGAATGGGTCAATGTGAAAAACCGCATCTCCCATCTTATCATCCCTTGAGAACCAGTCCCTATCGTAAACCATCTGTATCATCATCACAAGAAAAAAGTACCCACTATGTTGTTATGTTATGTTCTGTTTCAAAACTTAGAGCAATTTGTTGTAGTGTATGACCACCCACTTACGATTTTGATAGGAAGAATTGGATCAGAAATAGAGAGTGTCAAGTCCTCATTCCATTCTGGATTCAAATTCTTTTTCACCACACGAGTTCGTAATTTCTGtgtcaaaagaagaaaaacataacaCCATAAATTTAGGTGTAAATTTGTAcaggtaaaataaaattaaacactTGTGACAAGGTCAGAAACAACAACTACAATTTTGAATGATAAAATCAAATCCTAGGAATTTCTTATTAGTAAAACTCAGCTAGAATTGACATGTCGAATAATTAAAACTCGTGTTCTGTCTCATTATAACACAAAAGTTGATTATATTCACTTTTTGAACTGAAATTATCATAAAAAACGGGACAACCTTGAATACATACAGACCCACTATGAAAACTGAATTACAAACTCGAAATTCATGACAGGTTAGGAGTCTGGGATAATACCTGTTGACCCATACGAACAATGACGTAAGGATCGCTACTTTTAGAATCTCTAATGGCGAGATTAACACCTCTAATCACATGAAGTCTTAGAAGGCCTAACAGATTctccattttgtttttgttttttcctctctctctctctctctcttttcttcagAGT
The sequence above is drawn from the Raphanus sativus cultivar WK10039 chromosome 7, ASM80110v3, whole genome shotgun sequence genome and encodes:
- the LOC108816293 gene encoding transcription factor MYB114, giving the protein MEGSSKGLRKGAWTAEEDNLLRQCIDKYGEGKWHQVPLRAGLNRCRKSCRLRWLNYLKPSIKRGKLNSDEVDLLVRLHKLLGNRWSLIAGRLPGRTANDVKNYWNTHLSKKHEPGCKTQMKKEKRNIPCSPTTLAQKIDVFKPRPRSFTVNNGCSHIIGMPKPDVVPLCLRSNNTKNVCESIATCNKDDDKSELDSNLMDGQNMWWESLLNENPDPAALFPEATATEKGATSAFDVEQLWSLLDGETGT
- the LOC108816179 gene encoding protein C2-DOMAIN ABA-RELATED 2 translates to MENLLGLLRLHVIRGVNLAIRDSKSSDPYVIVRMGQQKLRTRVVKKNLNPEWNEDLTLSISDPILPIKIMVYDRDWFSRDDKMGDAVFHIDPFLEVIRMKNQLGGLPEGTVIMKIQASRQNCLSEESKIVWNKGKIVQNMFLRLQNVECGEVELQLEWIDVSGLEHEDVAY